Proteins from a single region of Symphalangus syndactylus isolate Jambi chromosome 12, NHGRI_mSymSyn1-v2.1_pri, whole genome shotgun sequence:
- the LOC134734817 gene encoding cytochrome c oxidase subunit NDUFA4-like yields MTGAGEATCGERCFLSDEGQQGEEGSEGIRSEKRIIRQFCRVDVIECTYTILDGWFSPFQSEASSANILHQIITQSKKHLSLISLFVFIGAGGTGAALYLLCLTLFNPDVSWDRKNNPEPWNKLAPNDQYKFYSVNVDYSKLKKEGLDF; encoded by the exons ATGACAGGTGCTGGCGAAGCCACGTGCGGGGAACGCTGCTTTCTTTCTGATGAAGGGCAGCAAGGAGAGGAGGGTTCGGAAG ggatacgttctgagaaacgcatcattaggcaattttgtcgtGTGGatgtcatagagtgtacttatacaATCCTAGacg GCTGGTTCTCTCCTTTCCAATCGGAGGCCTCTTCAGCAAACATACTCCACCAGATCATCACTCAGTCCAAGAAGCATCTAAGCTTGATCTCCCTCTTTGTATTCATTGGAGCTGGAGGTACTGGAGCAGCACTGTATCTCTTGTGTCTGACATTGTTCAATCCAGATGTTAGTTGGGACAGAAAGAATAATCCAGAGCCCTGGAACAAACTGGCTCCCAATGATCAATACAAGTTCTACTCAGTAAATGTGGATTACAGCAAACTGAAGAAAGAAGGTCTAGATTTCTAA